The following nucleotide sequence is from Malania oleifera isolate guangnan ecotype guangnan chromosome 4, ASM2987363v1, whole genome shotgun sequence.
GAAATAACTTTGTACTCATTGTgtatgcatgtttttttttttttttttgaagaaggaatatcttcttgaatttttttttttaaagtaatagtaattctATATTATTGGGAAAGAGAACAAAAATGTTCAAAATGAGAAAGTGTATTTAAGAGTCCCTTTGATCTCTTTGGAATTTAATTTGTTTCCATGAATAGCGTATTCAATCCTTAAGCATGCATCTCATAATTGTTTAAACTTGCCCTAATTAACCTCGTTGATTATGAATCCTTATCGCATtttagagataactttgaaactACATTTGACTCATTCAATTTTAACTAGAATGGGACTTCAATTTTAGTTTACATGTTATTTCATAATTTGATAACTAAATTCACTCAAACTTGAAGACTATAATTTCAAACCACGACAAACATGGAGGTAGAACTACCTACCTTGCCCTTGTTAGACTATTGACGGGACAAATTTTTGTAGAATAAGtgttacattttattcaaatcataAGGAGATGAAAATACCCATGTGCGGgaataagggaaaaagagagaaaaataaaatcatcatagcTAGCCACAATCTGAGGAAACAAATTATTAAAATGAAGGCTAGCTCTGTAGATTGTAACATATCTTTAATTAATCGACTAAGGGGCGTTATCGAACCAAGAAAGTCCTTCAAGATGTTTAACTTCCTTCTTATCCAATTGGAATGCCTTGGCAAGAACATCTAGATTAATGCGCGGATTCGACCCAAAGACAGCATTAGCGACGGTGGTCACGCCCGCATTCTGGCTGCCAAAGCTGGCCTTGGCCACTGCATTGGTCTTGCCTAGATTGAGCTGGAAGTGAATGAGACCCATGGGGAACACGAAGGCGTCTCCCTTGTAGAGGACCTTGGTGAAGAGGCGGTTGTCAGGGTTGGAGGTGACAAAGCCAGCGTAGAGAGTGCCCTCCTCCACCACCAGCAGCTCTGATGCACGGGGGTGAAGGTGGGGCGGGTTGACACCGCCAGGGGCATAGTCAATACGAGCGATGGAAACGCCTAGAGTGTTGAGCCCCGGGATGGTGTCAACGTTGAACATGGTAACTTTTGATCCCAGTGAGTTCGAGGTACTTCGAGGTATTTGGATTCCGAATGTGAAAAAATCATCCGACACTGCTAGTTCTGGGTCTTTGCAGAATTTACCATTCACGAACACTGCATGGAAATCACGTTATTAGAAGTTTGAAATGAATGGAATAATTTGTGCATGACTTGATTTGCCTATGAGAATGCATGCAACCGATGAGATTAAGCAGGACGTTTTTGACAATCGAAGTTATTTTTGTGACCTTTTAATGCTTTAGTTTATGGCTTTGAATATTTGCTGAACAATTTCTCATCGTGATGCCATGAATTGCCTAAGTTCCCAAGTTTGAATTCAAAGTataattattatgatttttatataattaagttttataggatgatatataaggaaaaaaagaagaagaataattgaATAGATTAAGGTAATTATTATGAAAATGAATTTGGGTCAATTTATTTGACGGATGAGAGGGTGTCAATTTAAGATAAACCAGCTCTAAGCTCCAAGTGTGGATAAAAAATAGGGTAATATAAAAAATGGTTGAATAAATtaaggtaatttttttttaaaaggtcaaTACATTAAGGTAATTATAATTAGGAAAATGAATTTGTGTGAACTGATTCGGACTTGATGATGGGAGTGTGTCAATATAAGATAAACCCACGCAAAGTTTTACACATTCAAGAAAAAATTAGGTCTTAACTAATGAAATCACTTCAAACAATAAGCATCTTGTGTTCATAATAATTTGATGTGAAGTAAGGGGAACTTGACTGGATGACCACGCCTATCCTACTAGAGGACATAATTAAAGATGCtagaaatatcattttcaaggaGTTTAGCCCAGTCAATTTAGTGTACATTTAAGGTAAAATTGGAAGGGAGACCTACCGTCAAGAGTGATTAGAACGTGCTTGAAATATGAGAAAATATTAGCTACACGGGGTATAGACACCAAATAGAACTTGATTTCGTCATGTGCATAAAAAATAAcctaatttaataaaatatatacacattATGAAATCAAATTAAATCCCTTATATACACATGATATACATAATAATTTCTCTTGGAGTAGAAATATTTTAGGACGTTTAAacaaatattttgattttaaaaaagaaattgaaaggGAAATAAAGGGAGGCGCAGAAAATTTATGGAAAAGGGAGCTGGAtagaatacaaatatatatatatatatatatatatatatatatatatatatacataccagcACCCTTTGTGTCGTTAATGGCAACACAGAAATCCTGAAGGGGGTTTGGGTCTGCGGCATAGGCCAATGAGGAAGCCAAAGCCAAAACCACGAGTACTGTTCCGAGGAACTCAGCACCTATTTTCACCATTGTTGATGGAGCTAACTGTCGCAGAGACTGCCAGAGAGGGAGGGAATATATGATTCAGTAGTGATCAGTCGTCTAAGCTGAGAGAGAGAGCGAGGAGTATAAGCAGAAGCAGAAGCCAGTATTTATAGAGATAAACAGGAGCCAGTCTCCTAGCTTGCTAGCTGGCTGCTTTTAGCTAGATTTCACGCTCAATGGATTTTTTAATATTGTAGAAGCAGAGAGATAACTGACATCTAGGACTGTCAAAGTGACAACGaacaattatttttaaattcttcccGCACACTTGTATATTCAGTATACAACGACcatctttgattcaaatatggCTAGCAATCCAAAATGTGTGTGTCAGTGTATACATGCTCATTTGGtttttaatgaaaattatggTTCTTCGTTGAgccaatttatttaatatttaacatCTAAAATACCAGCATAGGGTCACATCAGGGGATAGATCTTAAGGGAAATTAACATGAAATTCGCAAAACCTGTGAGAAAAAAAATCGATGAAAAAACACATGACAGTATTTACGTGATTCAGTAATTTGCCTACGTTTACGgggttgtagggatttcactattatcagggaaAAAAAACAGAGTGCGGCGGCTCTCAAAGTTGTGTCAaagaacataaaacataataaaaaataacagtTTTCATACATCCTGCACACAGGATTCCAATGGGCTACGACGCAACATTATTTCAGGTCGGATCATCATCTGAATCAAAACACAACTAAACTCTACAAAATCCAACAAAATCTCCTATATTAATttataagaaagaaagaaaagaacttCATAGTTTTTTGTCTCACATTAATTTAAAGATTTGAAATAATTGACataggttaaaaaaaaaattcgtcaaattaattgaatttaaatttggagGGAAAAGTGAAAAAATACAATTAAATATAgatataaatatttcttttaCTTGAAAGTATTTTTTAAACTTACTCATTAAATTTTAGATGGCATGCCGGTTAGAATATAACCAccaaaattaattgttaattggaGGTCTAGCAATTAGCGAGCACGAATTATGCAATGAGAGATAATTCATTCCTCATCCCACCTCCACGAAAATTAGAACCTAACAGCTCGTTTTGTTCTGTGGAATAATTATTTTTTGGAATAAGATTGAATATAGTTTATATTTTGGAAAGCaagagattattattatttttttaaacagaTAATATCATTATAAATGTAACTTTTGACCAATGGCTTAAACATTTTCTACAAATAAAATCATTTGGCTAGCAGTGATAATTCAATAAGTCAGTCGCTGCATATAACTCCAAACAAGTTTGATCTTATCATCTGCAAGGCAAAATTTAGAGTCTAATTGGGCCATACTATCAGTTAATTTGCAAGTTTTCAGGGCAGTTCATATGAGTTAGGTCAACGAACCTTTTTGAAATcaccaacatatatatatatatatgctatgtACCTAACCATGTAATACAGTAAGGCTGGAAGACTTCTTTTTCTCTCCCACTTCCTATATATTATTACTATCCTTTTTTTTTAGGAATTAATCTTTGGCAATGATGTTATTAGGTGACTTAATTTCtaagaataaaaatatatataaacaaaaatttgGTAGCCTCAACTTTGAATTGAAGACCTTAGGTCTGAATTTTCAACCACATCAatgatttgttttatatttaaaatgAGTCTATATTCTTTTAAAAATTGATTATTCCTTTTAAAACCCTTAATTGACATCAACTCAGAAAAAGATATGACCTACCTCATAgctacaacaacaaaaaaaccaaaccttagtTCCACTAAGTAGGGTCGGCTATTTGAATCATTTTTCGTCAATTTTtacgatcatggacaatttcttttgatagattcaagaatattaaatccttactccctatctcctcctaagttattttaagtctcTACTTCACAGTTCCCTTCTAATAATAAGTCAAGTAATTAAGTAGTTAAATCAAATTTTTGTGAGGAAAGGAGCccaaacacaaattcaaattaagtattattattttattttatttttttgctttttatttGATTGAAAATCCAGCACCTTCTAAGGAGTGgtataaatttaaatgaatagATGTTAGATTGATTATGAATGGACTCATTATGTCAAATTTCATCAAAAGTATAAGGATAGGATAGTGTGAAAATTGTAGAAATCATAGAAGGAGGGAAAAATGAAGGTGAAAAGGCTTAAATTCGAAGAGGTAATGAAAGATAAAGATAGAAAAGACTTGGAGTGACAAAACGGGTAAATGGGTCGAGTTTTGGCTGGTTATAAATGAGTTGGGATTAAATGAGTTTGGATTTGTGTTCATCCGTTTATTAATAGATAGACTAATAGATAAAACCAAAACTGTCTGCTTAATAAATGGGTCATAAACAAACGGGTAACccgtttaaattgtgatttttaaaatttaatttttttaaaaatatttcatataaatgacaatttaaaaaaataaaaatgcactctAGGGGGAGGGGGTGACTAGGTGAGGGTCATGAGCCAATCTGCCCAGACCCAGCCTACTACCGTCTTCAACATTTCTCCATTGTTGATTGTTGACCACCAGACCTACTCGAGCTAGAGTAAGGACATGCAAATGAGGATGGACTAGTTGAAGATCTAGAAGATGGGGAGGCGGCAGGGccgactcttcacaatatggggtccTAGGCAAGATTTAATCAGacacccttaatattttgtttaatatttttttttctgtcttcgtttttcatatccagattcatattttctcgttgacataattaaattttaaaattaacactaactataaattgataaattttgtaaaaaaataaaaataaatttaataaatctatagaaataatagattgaaactgttgtttttttgtcccacattggtagaatacttccaccttagtataaaaggtggttttgaattttttatattatttgttccacattggagagaagtgttttttaaacttgaggttgaagctatatagagagctcaactcttcatttgtaaaacacacctcaaagttgtactttatcaagaagtagtggattgatcatcggcgcccgaggacgtaggtaattctatatcgaacctcgtaaatttcttgtcttgttctttttattgctttattattagtttctgcattactttaatttcttttatattcaatagcaataattatagtattggtgtttggcacaagtggggtgcccgacacaacaattggtatcagagctaggttgaatagtgttgatacggagttgttcctctgttaggatccttgattccacgtttgatgcctaagaaagaccttgtctaagcgagtgctcagagaccattgcggctcagtcgctccttggaggttggcctggtcaaagtggaatttcataggataaaacagagtagacacagttggtacgtactattcatcctaggccttttgctttgttggttgctattgaatatatagaagatggcagaaactagtgcagcagtagaagaaactctgtccacacgaac
It contains:
- the LOC131154342 gene encoding germin-like protein subfamily 1 member 7, with protein sequence MVKIGAEFLGTVLVVLALASSLAYAADPNPLQDFCVAINDTKGAVFVNGKFCKDPELAVSDDFFTFGIQIPRSTSNSLGSKVTMFNVDTIPGLNTLGVSIARIDYAPGGVNPPHLHPRASELLVVEEGTLYAGFVTSNPDNRLFTKVLYKGDAFVFPMGLIHFQLNLGKTNAVAKASFGSQNAGVTTVANAVFGSNPRINLDVLAKAFQLDKKEVKHLEGLSWFDNAP